A genome region from Bacteroidales bacterium includes the following:
- a CDS encoding phospholipase D family protein yields the protein HVHHHGGVRSFLAVLEELVKRKVAIRLLHAKEPGVNFRNSFDKYPELWKNMERQLCPRVHFKHIVVDGRLAYTGSANLTGAGLGIKSPNTRNFESGIITTDPEWIDPIMHQFDQVWMGKHCKSCKRRDFCPDPIV from the coding sequence TCCATGTCCATCACCACGGAGGTGTGAGGTCTTTTTTGGCTGTGCTGGAAGAACTGGTAAAAAGGAAAGTGGCCATTCGCCTGCTGCATGCCAAAGAGCCGGGGGTGAACTTCCGCAACAGCTTTGATAAATACCCGGAATTATGGAAAAACATGGAGCGCCAGCTTTGTCCCAGGGTCCATTTCAAGCATATCGTGGTGGATGGCCGGCTGGCCTACACCGGCTCGGCCAACCTTACAGGCGCAGGACTGGGCATCAAAAGCCCAAACACGCGGAACTTTGAATCCGGCATCATCACCACCGACCCCGAATGGATCGATCCCATCATGCACCAGTTTGACCAGGTATGGATGGGAAAACACTGCAAAAGCTGCAAAAGAAGAGACTTCTGCCCCGATCCCATTGTTTAG